A single window of Lutzomyia longipalpis isolate SR_M1_2022 chromosome 1, ASM2433408v1 DNA harbors:
- the LOC129797018 gene encoding uncharacterized protein LOC129797018, whose translation MDGRKGRSFPWESDGNAMGVKRMRMCRERCGFLGVLKSLLRHSVSTGATSVTIRIDLEYPYLQIADNGAGISWSEISEIGKTTFLDLITTAEEVLIETMTESMEKSTIMKFHNKVLLAPKSTKVNGGGNGTFGCCWHNSTPLRDTPKAISCTAESPCHQRHAAGTTFTLTNVQLSIMERFEKFRKNIVNYVKSFAVAHYQMSITLMDLKGKKLIFGVKKAKSITEKVTSIYNLDGMEFNSMSKASNNIAIEAFWGTKFHHSSTIQLVFINGQPCTNIRLLKTIKKVWKCGGRKKRPVYIVCITIRVAHNENIDHLSNDSVIKDCIEECVGRFKSTTQGVEDGFSHVDNMVKDAGSIYSKSPHFLLDVDVQHKMEVDRDKISRGQELLFSTNQSSSPMQQNYSETSPRLTTNTPTQLTPISSITATLTQTQPVVAQTRDNDATFLSHLEEQTKSLQSHVSYLQNAMKFMENLQKMRERDAKRIPRNLTPDNAKKSHFVPLKIQQNSLKSVQ comes from the exons ATGGACGGCAGGAAGGGAAGAAGTTTTCCATGGGAAAGTGATGGCAATGCGATGGGTGTGAAAAGGATGCGGATGTGTAGAGAAAGATGCGGTTTCTTGGGTGTTCTCAAGTCCCTG TTGCGGCATAGCGTCTCCACGGGGGCCACATCGGTAACAATTCGTATCGATTTGGAGTATCCGTATTTACAAATTGCCGACAACGGTGCCGGCATTTCATGGAGTGAAATCAGCGAAATTGGGAAAACAACTTTCCTCGATTTAATTACCACCGCCGAagaagttttaattgaaacaaTGACGGAGTCTATGGAAAAATCTACCATAATGAAATTCCACAACAAAGTTTTATTGGCACCCAAGAGCACGAAGGTGAATGGAGGCGGCAACGGAACCTTTGGCTGCTGCTGGCACAACTCGACGCCACTGAGAGACACCCCAAAAGCAATTTCGTGTACCGCCGAAAGTCCATGTCACCAGAGACATGCCGCCGGCACAACTTTTACATTGACAAACGTTCAATTATCAATTATGGAGCGATTTGAGAAATTTCGCAAGAATATCGTCAATTATGTGAAAAGTTTTGCCGTTGCCCACTACCAAATGTCCATCACTCTCATGGATCTCAAGGgcaaaaagctcatttttggGGTGAAAAA AGCAAAATCAATTACGGAGAAAGTCACATCAATTTACAATTTGGACGGCATGGAATTCAATTCGATGAGCAAAGCTAGCAACAATATTGCCATTGAGGCCTTCTGGGGGACAAAGTTCCATCACTCATCGACCATTCAATTGGTCTTTATTAATGGGCAACCCTGTACCAACATCCGGCTGCTGAAGACCATCAAGAAGGTATGGAAGTGTGGTGGCAGGAAGAAACGTCCCGTATATATTGTCTGCATCACAATCAGGGTTGCACATAATGAGAATATTGACCACCTGTCCAATGATTCGGTCATCAAGGATTGCATTGAAGAGTGTGTGGGAAGGTTTAAGAGCACCACCCAGGGGGTGGAAGATGGATTTTCTCATGTGGATAATATGGTAAAAGATGCGGGTTCTATTTACTCCAAATCTCCTCACTTCCTGCTGGATGTTGACGTACAGCATAAAATGGAAGTTGACAGAGATAAAATTTCGAGAGGTCAAGAATTGCTATTTTCTACAAATCAATCATCGTCACCAATGCAACAAAATTACTCCGAAACATCCCCGAGACTCACCACAAATACACCAACCCAGTTAACCCCGATCTCCTCTATCACAGCAACATTAACCCAAACTCAGCCAGTCGTAGCCCAGACCAGAGACAATGACGCAACCTTTCTTTCTCACCTAGAAGAACAAACAAAATCCCTACAAAGTCACGTTTCTTACCTCCAGAATGCAATGAAATTCATGGAGAATTTACAGAAGATGCGTGAAAGGGATGCTAAAAGAATTCCGAGAAATTTGACGCCAGACAACGCAAAGAAATCCCATTTTGTccccttaaaaattcaacagaaCTCATTAAAATCGGTACAATAG